The genomic region CATCCGTTATTTCGATGGCGTTGTTGGTGTGCTGTGCGTCGTGCAAGTGTTCGCTCTCCCTCGTTTGCATCTGTGTTCTTCTGGTGGTCCGCATTTTGCCTCTCCCCTAAACAGCTGTTTCCGCGTAAGTTAGCTCGCTACGGCGAGTTAGATCTTCGCGCAAAATGGGGCGTAAATGCGGTAATGCGCAGTACCAGTGCACATTTGGACTGTGGAGAGGTTTAAGGCGGTTCCACTTTCAGTAGCAGTACTGTTCGGTGGTTCAGCTACAAGTTCCAAATGCACGCGTTACGAACGCATTGCGTTGCCAAGTCAATATTTAGTTATTCTTGAGGCGCTTTTTACTGCCTGTTTTATGAGCAGCTCTTAAGCCGCTTTAGGCGACCTTCTTATTTTTTCGGCGCCCATTGGGAGAGACTTTCGGGCACCTGCGCTACTTTGCCGTCCCACGCGGTAACTAGGTTGGTCACGTTGTGGAGGATGGAACCGATGTAGGTTTCCCCATCGGATCCGGGTTCCCCCAGGGAGTCACCGTACAGGGCTTCGTCCCCAATCACGGCTTTTACTCCGGCTACTTCCGCAACTTTTTGCACGGACTTGGGGTTGTTGGAGTTTTCCGCGAAAACCGCTACCGCACCCGCGTCCTTAACTTGCTTTGCAGTTTCTTTAATCTTATCTGCGGTGGCATCTTGCTGGGAGTTGAAGTCCGACAGGGCAGCCCCCTCAAACTTCACATTGAACTCGTTTGAGAAGTACCCGAACGCGTCATGGGAGGTGAACAGTACCCGCTGTTTTTCCGGCACGCTGTCGAGTGATTCTTTCGCCCACTCGTCAAGTTCCTGCAGGCGTTCTAGGTATTTGTCCACGTGTTTTTTGAACAGGTCCTTATTCTTCGGGGATGCGACCTCTAGTGCGTGCCCAATGTTCTTTACCTGCACCATTGCGTTGTGCGGGGAAGTCCACACGTGCGGGTCGAACCGGAACTCCGGTTCACTCTCCCCCTCTTCGGGCGGGAACGGCCACTTCGCCACGTCCACTTTGTCGATTCCGCGGTCTACTTTGTAGGGCAGTTTAGATTCTTTTTCTTGCTGTCCTTTGAGGTCGTCGATGTCCGCCGCGCCCGCTACCCCAGCTGTGATGACCATCGTGCCTTTAAACCCGGTGGATTGCACGGCTTGGTCGAGGAAGTGTTCCAGGTCTACGCCGGAGACGAAGAACAGGTCTGCATCCGCGAGCGCTTTCGATTGTTCGGGCGTCATTTCGTGTTCGTGGGCAGATGCGTTAGGAGCAAGTAGACACGTGAGGTCCAGCGTACTCTTAGCGTTCTCCCCCTCCGCTCCGAAGTGCTCTTTTTTACCGTCAGATCCCATGCGATTGAACGATAGTTGTGCGTCTTTGGAGTTATCGGTTGCTAACTGCGTGATGTAGTCGCACACCTGGGTGGTGGACGCAACGGCTTTTACGGTTTGCGTATCCCCGTTTGCTGATGCGTCGTTTTTTGCTGCACTGGTTGCTTTATCTTGGCAGCCAGCCAAGCCTGCGACTAGCAGCAGTGTCGCAAGAGCGCCTGCGATGCGCTTTGTACTGTTATTGATAATCACGTTCACTAGCCTAACTTAGGTTACCCAAAGTTTCAATCCCTCGACATATTTCTACCTTATCTCTCTATATATATTTGTCGCCCTTACTGATCTTCTTGTAGGAATTCTCACACGGCCGCGCCTAACACAGGGTTGCGCTGCGAAGAACAACCAGGTTACAAGCATCCAGAAAAGCCCGGCAAAACCGGGCCAACATTTAGAAAGGCCCGGGCAAAAGCAAGCCCCTCAACGCGCCAAAAAGGGCGGGTGCGTCGAAGCACACCCGCCCTGTGGCGACTTAGGTAACCCTCACGCGGCAGTGGTCTGCGCTGCCGGTGGGGTTTGGATTATTCTACGGCCGAGGGATGTTCCTCATGTTGGAGGTAGCCATCGAAATGGCCTCCCCCATTCCGCCGGACATCACCATTTTTGACATGGCGGTGGCGAAGCCGATCAGCTGCTCACCGGTGATTTTGGGGGGCAGCGAAAGCGCGTTCGGATCGGTGAGGACTTCCACCAGTGCCGGCCCGTTGTGCGAAAGGGCTTCTTGCAAGGTGGAACGCACTTCTTTAGGGTCGACAACGCGTTTGGACCAGAATCCAGCGGCTTTGGCGATGTCGGCGTAGTTCACGTCGTGCACGTCGGTGCCAAAATCTGGCAGACCGTCTACCAGCATCTCGAGTTTCACCATGCCGAGCGTTGCGTTGTTGAACACAACCACGGTGATGGGCAGGTCGTGGCAGCGGGCCGTCATGAGCTCGCCAAGCAGCATGGACAGGCCTCCGTCGCCAGACACGGAGATCACTTGCCGCCCCGGGTAAGCGGTCGCTGCCCCCACCGCTTGCGGGAGTGCGTTCGCCATGGACCCGTGTAGGAACGAGCCGATTAGCCGCCGCGTGCCCAGCGGGTCGATGTAACGCGCGGTCCACACGTTGCACATGCCGGTGTCCGCGGTGAATACCGCATCTTTGTCCGCCAGTTCATTCAGCACGTGCGCAACGAACTCGGGGTGGATCGGTTTCATGTTCTCCACGTTCTTCGTGTACGCGTTCACCGTGGAAGTCATGAGTTTGCGGTGACGTTTGAGTGTGGATTTAAGGAACCGGTCGTTCTTTTGCTCCACGAGGGGCAGCACGGCCCGGCATAGTTCGGCCACGTCCGCTTGGATCGGCAGAGTTATTTGGGTGCGCCGACCGATCGCGTGCCCACGCACGTCCACCTGCACGGTGGGAACGTTGGGGAGGAACTGGTCGTAGGGGAAGTCGGTGCCAAGCATGAGCAGCAGGTCCGCGTCTTTCATTCCCTCGGCGGCCGCACCGTAGCCCAGCAGACCAGTCATTCCCACGTCAAACGGGTTGTCGTATTGGATTGCGTCTTTACCGCGCAGCGAGTGGCCCACGGGCGCATTTAGACGCGCCGCTAGCTCAAGTACCTCACTGTGCGCCCCAGTAACCCCAATCCCAGCAAAAATGGCAACCTTGTTGGCCTTGTTGAGCATTTTCGCTAGCTGCGCCACGTCTTCTTCTGCGGGCACCATCCGGGGGCGGCGCGCTGGGATGTAACGCGGAGTGGGGGCGGTCGCTTCTTCATGCGACACGTCGCCAGGCAGGGTAACTACGGAAACGGATTTGAGGGACTGGGCTGTGCGGATCGCGTCTGCGAACACGCGGGGAGCCTGGTCTGGGGTCGACACCATTTCGCAGTAGTCGGAGCATTCGGTAAACAACCGGTCCGGATGTGTTTCTTGGAAGTAGTGGCTACCGATTTGCACGCTTGGGATATGCGACGCGATAGCCAGCACGGGGGCGCTTGAACGCCACGCGTCGAATAGGCCGTTAATAAGGTGTAGGTTCCCCGGCCCGCATGAACCAGCGCAGACGGCTAGTTCACCCGTTAGCTGCGCGTCCGCGCTCGCGGCGAACGCAGCGGCTTCTTCGTGACGCACGTGGATCCAGTCGATTCCACCTTTTTTGGAACCACCAGTTTTACGTACGGCGTCCACAACCGGGTTGAGAGAATCTCCGACGATTCCGTAGATCCTCTTCACACCCGCGTCCACTAGCTGAGCAACTAACTGCTCTGCAACGTTCATTGAATCCTCCTTGGCGAACCGCGCTTTGCGGACATTTCGCTATCATCCCCATCATATTAAGGAAAACGCGTGCTTGTGCTGTGAGGTTCCTTGCAGGCCCTTACGCACCGGCTTTTACCCCGGTTCAGTGTCATGAAAACCACTTCAGCGGATGTGACGCGTAGCGATGGAAAGTGGTGCAGTGACTTCGGTGGCGATTGGCTATGGAAAGTGCCGTGAAAATCAGTTAAGCGGTTGCAGTGCGAACTGTTTTGCGCAGCTATTCGTGCGCAACTTCACGCTTGAGAAACTTGTGGCGAACATGGTTGTAGCAATAAGCTAGTGGCAATTTGAGCCAAAATCGGGTGGCTCTAGAAGAGAGGGGAACGGTTAATGGCTTCTGCGCCAACAGTTACAAAGCAATCGACGCATTCGTCGCCTCCAACACCGGATGTGCCAGTGCGAAAAACAGATGAGGATTTCTCTTTTTCCGCTGTTCCTATTTCTAGCCGACGTTCCTTTTGGGCCGTCGGTTTTGTTATGCTCGGATTCACGTTTTTCTCTGCGTCCATGTCGGTGGGTGCGAAGCTGGGGAACGGCTTAGACCTGGGTGGTTTCGCTGCCGCAGTTATTGTGGGCGGGTTGATCCTGGCGGTGTTCACGGGGTCGTTGGCTTACGTGGGTGCGAAAACGGGGATGGGTGTGGATGAGTTGGCGCGCCACTCGTTTGGCCGCTACGGCTCTTTTGTCCCCTCCTTTTTGATTGCGTTTACGCAGATGGGTTGGTTCGGTGTGGGGGTAGCGATGTTCGCGATTCCCACCGGTGAGCTGCTGGGGATTTCTCCGTGGCCGATCGTGTTGATCGCCGGTGCTTTCA from Gleimia hominis harbors:
- a CDS encoding metal ABC transporter substrate-binding protein, producing the protein MINNSTKRIAGALATLLLVAGLAGCQDKATSAAKNDASANGDTQTVKAVASTTQVCDYITQLATDNSKDAQLSFNRMGSDGKKEHFGAEGENAKSTLDLTCLLAPNASAHEHEMTPEQSKALADADLFFVSGVDLEHFLDQAVQSTGFKGTMVITAGVAGAADIDDLKGQQEKESKLPYKVDRGIDKVDVAKWPFPPEEGESEPEFRFDPHVWTSPHNAMVQVKNIGHALEVASPKNKDLFKKHVDKYLERLQELDEWAKESLDSVPEKQRVLFTSHDAFGYFSNEFNVKFEGAALSDFNSQQDATADKIKETAKQVKDAGAVAVFAENSNNPKSVQKVAEVAGVKAVIGDEALYGDSLGEPGSDGETYIGSILHNVTNLVTAWDGKVAQVPESLSQWAPKK
- a CDS encoding pyruvate dehydrogenase, encoding MNVAEQLVAQLVDAGVKRIYGIVGDSLNPVVDAVRKTGGSKKGGIDWIHVRHEEAAAFAASADAQLTGELAVCAGSCGPGNLHLINGLFDAWRSSAPVLAIASHIPSVQIGSHYFQETHPDRLFTECSDYCEMVSTPDQAPRVFADAIRTAQSLKSVSVVTLPGDVSHEEATAPTPRYIPARRPRMVPAEEDVAQLAKMLNKANKVAIFAGIGVTGAHSEVLELAARLNAPVGHSLRGKDAIQYDNPFDVGMTGLLGYGAAAEGMKDADLLLMLGTDFPYDQFLPNVPTVQVDVRGHAIGRRTQITLPIQADVAELCRAVLPLVEQKNDRFLKSTLKRHRKLMTSTVNAYTKNVENMKPIHPEFVAHVLNELADKDAVFTADTGMCNVWTARYIDPLGTRRLIGSFLHGSMANALPQAVGAATAYPGRQVISVSGDGGLSMLLGELMTARCHDLPITVVVFNNATLGMVKLEMLVDGLPDFGTDVHDVNYADIAKAAGFWSKRVVDPKEVRSTLQEALSHNGPALVEVLTDPNALSLPPKITGEQLIGFATAMSKMVMSGGMGEAISMATSNMRNIPRP